From Scomber scombrus chromosome 21, fScoSco1.1, whole genome shotgun sequence, one genomic window encodes:
- the LOC134003674 gene encoding cAMP-dependent protein kinase type I-alpha regulatory subunit → MASGSTSSEEERSLRECEQYVQKHNIQQLLKDCIVQLCTSRPDRPMAFLREYFERLEKEEAKQIQNQQKASSSRSDSRDEEVSPPMNPVVKGRRRRGAFSAEVYTEEDAASYVRKVIPKDYKTMAALAKAIEKNVLFSHLDDNERSDIFDAMFPVTYIAGETVILQGDEGDNFYVIDQGEMDVYVNNEWVTSIGEGGSFGELALIYGTPRAATVRAKTNVKLWGIDRDSYRRILMGSTLRKRKMYEEFLRKVSILESLDKWERLTVADALEPVQFEDGQKIVVQGEPGDEFFIILEGSAAVLQRRSENEEFVEVGRLGPSDYFGEIALLMNRPRAATVVARGPLKCVKLDRPRFERVLGPCSDILKRNIQQYNSFVSLSV, encoded by the exons ATGGCATCTGGAAGTACGAGCAGTGAGGAGGAGCGGAGCCTGAGGGAGTGTGAGCAGTACGTGCAGAAACACAACATTCAACAGCTGCTGAAGGACTGCATTGTCCAACTGTGCACCTCCAGGCCAGACAGGCCCATGGCCTTCCTCAGGGAGTACTTCGAGAGGCTGGAGAag GAGGAGGCCAAGCAGATTCAGAACCAGCAGAAGGCCAGCAGTTCCCGTTCAGACTCCCGTGATGAGGAGGTGTCTCCACCCATGAACCCGGTGGTAAAGGGTCGCCGGCGGAGAGGAGCCTTCAGCGCAGAGGTTTACACAGAGGAGGACGCAGCCTCATATGTCAGAAAG GTCATTCCGAAAGACTACAAGACGATGGCAGCCTTGGCCAAAGCTATTGAAAAGAATGTGCTCTTCTCACATCTGGACGACAACGAGAGGAG CGACATATTTGATGCAATGTTTCCAGTCACCTACATCGCCGGAGAAACGGTTATTCTGCAGG GTGACGAAGGTGACAATTTCTATGTTATCGACCAAGGAGAAATGGAT GTGTACGTGAACAATGAATGGGTGACTAGCATTGGAGAAGGTGGCAGCTTTGGAGAGCTGGCGCTGATATACGGCACCCCGAGGGCGGCCACAGTTAGAGCCAAGACCAACGTCAAGCTGTGGGGCATCGACAGAGACAGCTACAGGAGAATACTTATG GGAAGCACTTTGAGAAAGAGGAAGATGTACGAGGAATTCCTCAGGAAAGTGTCCATTTTAG AGTCTCTTGACAAATGGGAGCGCCTGACAGTCGCTGATGCTCTGGAGCCCGTCCAGTTTGAGGACGGACAGAAGATTGTTGTGCAGGGAGAGCCTGGAGATGAGTTCTTCATTATCTTGGAG ggttCTGCAGCTGTGTTGCAGCGTCGCTCAGAGAACGAGGAGTTCGTTGAAGTAGGGAGATTAGGACCTTCAGACTACTTTG GTGAGATTGCTCTGCTGATGAACCGTCCCCGCGCTGCCACCGTGGTCGCCCGCGGCCCCCTGAAGTGCGTGAAGCTCGACCGGCCCCGCTTCGAGCGCGTCCTGGGTCCCTGTTCAGACATTCTCAAACGTAACATCCAACAGTACAACAGCTTCGTCTCGCTGTCTGTGTGA
- the fam20a gene encoding pseudokinase FAM20A codes for MMRRDRLFLAATLTAIFSADLYFILLPKLRSMGQGSGYFCACGDNNLTLPRQGGLATPRLSNWTFVPPLYGATSGPTDGGSKLGRLFAHPLYNIQTPVLGLEEKLLQAEQLMEYYRKKVSRWERHMKYYSEAAAISNMTVTEHEVTFDPDASWLKFHLGISRYALYSRDDPTVPQLLKDMQSMTVVSADYTQDEKALKGACDCTQVVKPSGHHLKLALKMRNFAKAMFKPMRQQRDDVTPEDFFYFIDFQRHNAEIAAFHLDRILDFRRVPPVAGRLVNISAEVLQVTHNDDLRAVFFTSPANNTCFFAKCLYVCKTEYAVCGSPDLLEGSLSAYLPGLSIAPRISIPNPWIRSYTFTGREEWEVNPFYCDTVKQLYPYNSGNRLLNIIDMSIFDFLTGNMDRHHYEIFTKFGDEGFLLHLDNARGFGKHSHDEMSILAPLSQCCMIKRSTLLRLQLLSRPEFRLSDLMRESLQGDPLRPILTEPHLLALDRRLQKVLRTVQRCIRRLGEEEVITKDFVKSTAGPQTDTDMTKAR; via the exons ATGATGAGGAGAGACCGTCTCTTCTTGGCCGCAACCCTCACAGCCATCTTCTCTGCTGACCTGTACTTCATCCTCCTGCCAAAGCTGCGGAGCATGGGGCAAGGATCGGGATACTTCTGCGCGTGTGGTGACAACAACCTCACCCTCCCCAGGCAGGGCGGCCTCGCCACCCCGCGTCTTTCCAACTGGACCTTTGTGCCGCCCCTGTATGGTGCCACATCTGGACCCACGGATGGGGGCTCGAAGCTGGGGAGGCTTTTTGCTCATCCTCTGTATAACATCCAGACTCCAGTGCTCGGGCTGGaggagaagctgctgcaggCTGAGCAACTGATGGAATATTATAGGAAGAAGGTGTCACGCTGGGAAAG ACATATGAAATACTACAGTGAAGCCGCAGCCATCTCCAACATGACTGTGACTGAGCATgaagtgacctttgaccctgatgCCAGCTGGCTGAAGTTCCATCTGGGAATAAGTCGCTATGCTCTGTACTCCCGTGATGACCCTACTGTCCCACAACTCCTCAAAGACATGCAGAGCATGACGGTCGTCAGCGCAG ATTACACTCAAGATGAGAAGGCTCTAAAAGGAGCATGCGATTGTACTCAAG TGGTGAAGCCCAGTGGACACCACCTTAAATTGGCTCTGAAGATGCGCAACTTTGCCAAGGCCATGTTCAAACCAATGAG gCAGCAGAGGGATGATGTGACTCCAGAAGACTTCTTCTACTTCATTGATTTCCAGAGACACAACGCAGAGATCGCTGCCTTTCACCTGGACAG GATCCTGGACTTCCGCAGGGTCCCACCAGTGGCTGGCAGGCTGGTGAACATCTCAGCAGAAGTCCTCCAAGTGACCCACAACGATGACCTACGAGCTGTCTTCTTCACCTCACCAG CGAACAACACGTGTTTCTTTGCCAAGTGCCTGTACGTGTGCAAGACAGAGTATGCAGTGTGTGGGAGCCCCGACCTGCTGGAGGGCTCCTTGTCTGCTTACCTGCCTGGACTCAGCATTGCTCCCCGCATCTCCATCCCCAACCCCTGGATACGCTCCTACACCTTCACCGGACGAGAGGA GTGGGAAGTGAATCCTTTCTACTGTGACACTGTAAAGCAGCTTTATCCTTACAACTCTGGCAATAGGCTCCTCAACATCATAGATATGTCCATCTTTGACTTCCTTAcag GCAACATGGACAGGCACCACTACGAGATTTTCACCAAATTTGGGGATGAAGGATTCCTTCTTCACTTGGACAATGCAAGAGG GTTTGGGAAACATTCTCATGATGAAATGTCCATCCTTGCTCCACTATCTCAGTGCTGCAT GATAAAGCGCTCCACTCTTCTGAGGCTACAGCTCTTGTCTCGACCAGAGTTCAGGCTCAGCGACCTGATGAGGGAGTCCCTGCAAGGAGACCCTTTACGTCCGATCCTGACAGAGCCCCACCTCTTAGCCCTGGACCGTAGATTACAGAAGGTCCTCCGAACGGTCCAGCGCTGCATCCGGAGGCTGGGTGAGGAAGAGGTCATCACCAAAGACTTTGTCAAATCCACAGCGGGACCTCAGACTGACACAGATATGACAAAGGCCAGGTaa